GCAGGAGAGACCTGGGTCAGGTGCCTTATGCATCCATGGGCCCAAAATGAATTGGCCACTTTGCGGATGTGGAGGGTAAGGAAAAGAGTTCACTTGGACAGAGCCTTTATTGGGGGggcaaggagggaagggagggctTTGTCAACTATTTGCCACTGACCAGAGCCAAGAACTATTTTTAAGCAAAGCCATCCGCCTGTAAGTTCTCAAAACCAAGGGGAAAATAAGGACAGTGCTAAGTATTAACTAGCCTAGCTCTAAGATAAGTGGAAAGGCAGGGAACCGATGAGAACTTGGGATTTAAGCTGGTAACACTGCCCAGAGATCTCAAAATCTTTATCTCTCATATTCCGTTTTTGCTGCTGCTCACATCACTCACACCTCCTTCCACTGGCAGGGAAAATGCTACATGTTTCTTTCCTCCTTGGATGGTAGAGGCAAGTAAGCTATCTCCTgggtgaagaggaagagaaattattCACCCTGAGCACTTCACCATTCTAAAAATTGCAGAGCTTGTCATTCTTTTGCACATAAGCCTTTTCATGTTTATTACATATTGAGGCTTGAGGTCCCTGGCTTCCCTGCCTGAGCAATTGGAAGCATCCCCCCTTAGATGTGATTCTCATAAGCAGACACCATGGCTGGCGTCTAGGTCCCCACTGCTGAGCTCTGACTAGGGGGATTACTGAAGCAGCCCCAGAGCCAGGTCTTCTCCGAGTAGAGGGGGATGAGAAGGAAGGAGGGCTGGACAGCTTCCAAAGTGGGGAATGGAGCCAGGCCAACCGAGGGCTGCAGGctaaggaggagagagggaagagcaAGCAGAGCCACAGCTGGAGGAGAGAAAGGTTACCTTGAGCCAGTCTCTGTGTCTGCCGTGGAGCTGACCTCAGGCTGGcaggaggtgggggggggaggagtggGGCTAGGATCAGTGCCCAGCGCCTGATTGAAGGAAGTGGTTATCTCACTCTGCAGTAGTTATCTGCTTGGCTTTTGCTATGTCTCAGCTGGCTGCTTACACATAAATCCACAGATGCCACTCCAGTCCTTCATGAATGCTCCTGCAGCCTCTGGAAGGCAGGCTAAGTTGGTCCGTTTCCATCCCCACCACTAGCCCCTGGACACTCCTGCCCCCACCATTCCACCCACCCCTGCTGCTGGGAATATATGGCAAAATCACTTTCTGCTACAGATAAACAGATTCATGTATCAAAGGCAGACTAGTCTGATGTCTACatagatctttaaaaaatgaaaatgctttccCTGTGTTTGTCCCCATTAAGGCATGGTTACCTAAAATTAAGCTAAGAAGCAGATCCTTTAGCTGCTGAAAAAGGAGGGTGCCTATGACCTGGTAGCAATGCTCAAAGGGAGTACAGGAGGGGATGAGGATTGTTTTGAACagggaggtttttgttttttttttaatttaaaattgcaTAACTTTGAAGTATCTATTCTGTGGGAGCCCACACTATCTGGAACCCTGGAGTTTATTGTCGTTATAAATATTGTTATCAACAACAAGGAAAAAACCCTACAAATAAGGGGCAAAAAACTTACCCCAAAACCCTTTAACAAAATAGAACCATACAACTAGCAAAGAAAATGACTTTGCACTGTGTGCCCTTCTCATCTTCAAAAGTTCTTCCATCTTtgaatctcttttccttcctttatatgtGGAGGAATGAGTGACACGACCTTGTAGACAGAAAGGGTAGCCTTCAAGTCTGGAAGACACGGAGTCCAATGCTTACTTTAACATGTTCCAGCTTGGTGACCCCAGACAAGTTCATAACATCTCAGCCTCCTTTTATAAGCCttacctcacaagattgttgggaggatcaaatgagtttaCCTATGTAAAGCAATTCACAAACCGTTAAGttgctatagaaatgctattattattacacgAATGGTTGATCTGCAATTCCTCTATGTTCATATGGAGAAACCCTTTCATCTATGAAACCACAGATCTTGGATCAACACTCTGCTTCagtctcctcccctccccaccatcTCTGCAGTTATGATCAGTATGTAGAGATTCTGCTGGACTCGCCTTCACTTCATATAGAACTTGGAAACCAGTATTTTAAATAAACTCAGTGTCTTCTAGATGACAAAAAGTAACAAGCCAAGCAGATAGATCATAACTGAAAGGAATGAGTCCTAGAATATGTTCTGGTTCTGGTTACAAGGAGCAAGCTTTCATTCCTTCAGCCTCTTAAGGAGCAGCAGTCACTTTGGCCAAACTTATGGATGTGTAGATACAACATAATCAGTGATACCTTGAAAGAAGGGGCAAataatgctttttgttttgttttgttattttttgggggggaatgaatttattttcttgtagCTCAGGCTTATCTTAGCACTTAAAAGCTTCCCCTTTAAAGGAATTCTACTATAAGACATCCTTCCCCTGTCAGTGGTCTGAGACTTCAGGCCTCCCTCCTATCCAAGGAAGGGAGGATGTTTGGCCAGCCTTAGACTGAAGCCATGCTCATGGCTGGTATGCTGACTCTAATTAGTCATTAAAAAAGACTATGGAAgtcagggggggaaaaataatttccttgTCTTCCTCCAGCTCCTGCTGTCCCATCAGCCCACCCTGCTGGCAGGACTAGGAGCTGAATGCCAGCTCCTGGAGAAAAAAGTGGGGAACAGAAGACGACCAACCCAGCTTGCTGTTTTTTGGCTGAGTAGGGAATTGACACAGACCACCTCCGGCTCATGTCTGGAAGTTTCGAGATCAGAGAGCTTCAGGCACAGCTGGGTTCACAGCTGCACCATTTGGAGCATTGGACTTATTAATATTCATGAACCATCCCCACCAATCGGTAGAGCGGATGCCATTAGCTTAGCATCTGTCAGGTTTTTTTGTAAGGGTTGTGTATGTGAttttcgttgttgttgttgtccttttAAATGAACTTCTTTTGACATTTTGGATTTGCCTCTGTAGGCAATCGCCTACTTGCTACTGTTGCCTACTTGTACCACAATGCTGCAAcatggagagggaagggaaggaagaaggaaaggatagGGAGCAGTCAAGGCCGCCCGTCTGCCTGTTGatcaagtttatttctttttcagcaCCTGGCACCTCCAGACAAGCAGTGAGGGTGGAAGCAGCATCAAGTAAATTATACCTAAGCAGGTATATGCAGAGACCTGGGAGAAGAGCTGGAGGGCCAAGCTTTTAGGAAGACACCCTCTCACCAGTGGTTAACCTGCACACTGCACTCCCCTGCCTGATGAGGAAGAGCTGCCGGGCACAGCTCTCAGTCATTATTTCCACGCTGATAAATTCATGATTTATTAAAGTAACTTAGCGCCAGCCCTGACTCCCTCCTTCTCCGCCACAGCTTGTTAGACACAAATTGCAACAACAGTCTTaaatacttgaattttatttcagGCCAGAGCACCTCCACTCTGAGATAAATGCCATGACAGTCCCACAGTGTCCACTGGTAGTAACAGAATACCTAGACAAGGTATGATGACcgcaggagggggaggagaagggaataagcagcCACACAGAGCCAGCGGAAAAGCTGAGCCATGCTGAAAGCCAGCAGTAGAACCCCCAAGCAGCCCCAGTTCTCAGTGGAGAGGCAGCAGGAGGCCAGAATGCCTCATTGTCTAAAGGCATCCTGTTCCTTTTCCCTAGAGCCCTTTGCTTACAGGGAAAAAACAAAGCTCTCATCAACAAGCACAGTCCCCTGGCCCTGGTGAATTGAACAGGCTGTCTTATTACAACATACAGAAACACTATGCAGCAAGAAAGACATTGTGGAATATGGGGAATGTGATGTGCAATGAAGCTGGCAAGGAAAAGTCACACTTCTCCACATCCAGCCTGAAGTGCAAGCCTCAGCCCAAGGCTGCCACCCCCAAATTAACCCATAAGTTCCCGGCACAGCAGCTGTTTTCTGCCCTTCTAGCTAAAATCAAGTCCCCCACTTTGTACAGGACCACCAAGCTGCTGCTGCCTTTGCCCACCCCAAGCACTGTAGCAGAAGATTTGGGCTGTAACAAACTCCAGCAGCAAAGGGGGCTGTTGCTACCCCTTCACAAAGAGGAAAAGTCACAGAGCTGAAGCAAGAGCAAGAAGAATGAGACAGGAGAGAACTATCCAACAGATTTAAGAGACAGGGAGGTAAGGAGAACAACTTCCCAAAACAAGCAATTGCAGGGGCTtgaacaaacaaacagacaacaATCTAAACACAAATCTACTTATAAAGCAAGGGGATGTCAACTGACTTGCGGTGGCCATTAAGACAAAGCAGGAAGCAAAAGCTAGTACCTTCTTATTTTCAGATCCCCCTTACCAAAACCCAGATTTCCCAAAGCTAGTGTATTTCAAGGGTGTGTTTCTACTCAGATAAACAAATCACCAGAAGAAACTCTGTTCTCAGGAATCAAGGGTAGGGAATTCTAAGACAAAACAGACCCTAAACTTTCAAATTTGTCCTGAGCACAGTCAGCACTGGCTGGAGAACAACTAAGCAAGAGAGGAAGGCTACAGTGCCACTGCTGTCGCCACCATGTGAGGCTAAGGCTGCCCAGAAGGTAGCCCATGCTGGATGCTGCACACTGCTGATCATCCGACCTCTCCCACCTGGGCCTGCTCCCTTCATATCTCATCTTAGACCAAAACTTTCACTTCTCAGACCGTTTCCAACTGGCCAGATTCTGAGTCCATGTCATAAGATGAGTGGACTGGGTGATCTTCTTCAACTCTCTTCCAGGCCTGGGAGGCACTGGTCCTTTCATCAGACTGCACAAAGTCCCAGTTTGAAGATGAAgttggaagaggaagagaggaactTTCCAAGTGAGAAGCCACAGGATCAACTACAGGAGCCCACATTGTTAACTGGTCCTTCTCCTCATTCTGGAGAGGTGATGAAGAGGCTTGAGCACCAGGTTTTCGGATAAAACAGCAACTGTAAAAGATTTGGGGAGTGAGCATGTGAGGAGGAAGCAAACTCTCTGCCTTCTTACTCCTCAGGCTTCACCATCCTAAGTCATGATGATTCAGTGAGAGGTAACTTAGACTCATCTGGTAAAaggaattctctcctttctttgagCTGATCTTGCAGAGAAGAGCACCAAAGTACTCTGCCCACACTGCTCGAATCAGAGCTGAGACTTTGATTCAGGTCTGACTCCTGTTTATTGCTAGCTCCTAACGTTTCCTTACCTCTTGCGCTGGTCTCCCATTGCCAGCTGAGGAGAACTCATGTTCTCTTCCTGGACCCAGCCACAGTTAGACATGGCATAGTGGAGAATGGCATCAGCTACGGTCATGGGGCTCCGGCCTTGGACACAGGCTTCAATCTCTGGTATTGACAGCTGGCTCTGTAGGAAGAGGTGCAGCTGGCTGTCGGACAGGAGGACCACGTTCTGCAGGACTCTATGGCCAGATCCAGCAGTGATTAGAAAGCATCCTGAGATAAAGCATTGCTTTGAACTGTGGGTCTTATAGGGATTGCTGACTTACATGAGTCTTCAAGACCTCAGGAAATTGGACATCACAGACATCTCTACATCTGTGAACAGGGCTCCCCCACTCTAGCCAAGACCTGTCTCCTCCTCCTACACCAGGCTACCCTATCCCCTTGCCTGGAATATTTAGTCATCATCTTGGCTGATACAAAGACCAACTGGCTATTTCTACTCACTTTTCTAGGAAGTGCTGAAGACCTTGTCGCCGCTTCTCAATAAATTCATCTGAGTTGCTAAAGAAGGTAGATTTTCCAGGGAGTTCAGGTACAGGCCTGGGGAGCAAGAGAGAAGAATATGATCCCAGCATCTGGACCAATCAGAAACAGCTCTTTTATGATTAGCATTTAATGGAGCATGTTTTCAAAAttgcccatttcttttcccaatcaCAGAAAAACCGTAAACCCCAAAATCTTTAGACATGAAGATATATCTTCTTAAACTGCTCCCACTAATGAGAGATTATGTGATCTGACTACTCTTCCAGGAATGAAACAATTTATTGTCACCTTGAGTTCTACTATTCCCCTTAAGACTATAGTTTTAGGGAAAAAGGCAACAGTTAATGGGTATAGTCTGTGGTAGTGAAATGGAGTAGCTTATATAGAAGGAAGGCACAAACCATGACTTCTGGCTATAATAAATGAGCAGTCAATCAAATTTGCaagaaattatctcatttttaccAAAGAACCAGAAGATTAAGATAAATACTGCCAGCCACCCCAATGCGGAAAAATTGTTCCAAtactttcacattttaaaaacaccAAAAACCCAACACCTACTTTCTAACCAAGATTCTCAGTTAGCTAATTAGCTGAATCCCCAGGAATGGGAATCTGCATTCCAAATTCACAATTTCTGCATTTCAAACAGATGGGAAAGCAGCGACCCTTCAGATAAGTGGAGGAGCCTGATGGCTCCAACTTCAGTATTAAACTTGTTCAGATTTTACTTGGCATGTTTGAACAAAAGCTTATTCCATAGTACCACTGCTTCAACTGGATGACAGCTCTATGAGGTTCATGGTTTAAAGGTCAAGGATTCAGTTCTGCCCACCAAaccacacacaaacatacatacacccTATTTGAGGAAGAATATCCCtgtcattcccttctccttcttggCAAGTTCGAACACTTTTGACCCTTGGGACCCCCTAGTCCTCTCCAAGAACACTTATAAGCATTTGGGATCAAGGCCTAAGGAGGAACCATATGAGACTCACACTAAGCCAGCATTTCTCTGGAGTTGTCTTCTCAGCCAAACAAATTCCCGATATCGGCGACGCACACAAGATGTCTTGGCAGTAAAGGCCTTGCTGTTGGTCTAGAAGACAGACAGTTATAAGAGACACCTGACACTGATAGAACTCTTTCAAATTCACAGAgttctttacaaacattatctcagtGGGGCCTCCTGGGCACCAGTTCATATTACAATTATACCATccttcccattttagaaatgttaagtgCCCAGAAGCAAGCTTTGAACTCAtatatttctgactccaagtgtTGGAGATGAAGGTCACTTAATGCAATCGTTGAAGGTCCCAATAACATCACTCTCCTTTCTTACTTTATCTACCAGTATACCCAGACCTTAGACCTTCTAGTGGCAGCACTAAGTCCCAATCCTGGACTTCAAAGCCAGGAAGGCTAATAATTCCTGCCATATGATATTTCATATTAGCAGATAACTGATTTTCTCAGCCCCAATACTTGCATGGAGGAATATTTTGTAGTCCACATAGGAATTCCAAGAACCTTCATTCTGTACTCGGGGATCCTGGACCCTTACAGTAATCAATTCCTGAAGGAGAAGAATACTTGTCTTAGCTTCTGCTGGATCACATATAGGCTGCTGTGCAGAGACTGCCAGCTCCCATACAGGAGATACAAAAACACACCTCTCTGCAAGCTGGggtgcaaaaaaaaaacttttcatagcAATGTCTGCTAAAGGAGAGTTTATTATAGCCTCATCAGAATTCCTTACATTGTGACTACAGTGAAAAAAGTACTGCACTGGAGTGGATGACTGtttcatttccatatttttcgAACCTCCCCCTAACCATTACCTCCACCTCCCAGCTATCTCTCCCCACTGGAAACTAAACTGGAGAGCACATTTTTACCTCCTGTTCTTGATTCTCCAGCATCCTATAGGAAGAGCCCATCAGAGGGGACCATCtgatcaagag
The Sminthopsis crassicaudata isolate SCR6 chromosome 4, ASM4859323v1, whole genome shotgun sequence genome window above contains:
- the SNX11 gene encoding sorting nexin-11 isoform X5, whose translation is MKTNSKAFTAKTSCVRRRYREFVWLRRQLQRNAGLVPVPELPGKSTFFSNSDEFIEKRRQGLQHFLEKVLQNVVLLSDSQLHLFLQSQLSIPEIEACVQGRSPMTVADAILHYAMSNCGWVQEENMSSPQLAMGDQRKSCCFIRKPGAQASSSPLQNEEKDQLTMWAPVVDPVASHLESSSLPLPTSSSNWDFVQSDERTSASQAWKRVEEDHPVHSSYDMDSESGQLETV
- the SNX11 gene encoding sorting nexin-11 isoform X4 — its product is MGSSYRMLENQEQETNSKAFTAKTSCVRRRYREFVWLRRQLQRNAGLVPVPELPGKSTFFSNSDEFIEKRRQGLQHFLEKVLQNVVLLSDSQLHLFLQSQLSIPEIEACVQGRSPMTVADAILHYAMSNCGWVQEENMSSPQLAMGDQRKSCCFIRKPGAQASSSPLQNEEKDQLTMWAPVVDPVASHLESSSLPLPTSSSNWDFVQSDERTSASQAWKRVEEDHPVHSSYDMDSESGQLETV
- the SNX11 gene encoding sorting nexin-11 isoform X1, coding for MHLRWSPLMGSSYRMLENQEQEELITVRVQDPRVQNEGSWNSYVDYKIFLHTNSKAFTAKTSCVRRRYREFVWLRRQLQRNAGLVPVPELPGKSTFFSNSDEFIEKRRQGLQHFLEKVLQNVVLLSDSQLHLFLQSQLSIPEIEACVQGRSPMTVADAILHYAMSNCGWVQEENMSSPQLAMGDQRKSCCFIRKPGAQASSSPLQNEEKDQLTMWAPVVDPVASHLESSSLPLPTSSSNWDFVQSDERTSASQAWKRVEEDHPVHSSYDMDSESGQLETV
- the SNX11 gene encoding sorting nexin-11 isoform X2, which produces MGSSYRMLENQEQEELITVRVQDPRVQNEGSWNSYVDYKIFLHTNSKAFTAKTSCVRRRYREFVWLRRQLQRNAGLVPVPELPGKSTFFSNSDEFIEKRRQGLQHFLEKVLQNVVLLSDSQLHLFLQSQLSIPEIEACVQGRSPMTVADAILHYAMSNCGWVQEENMSSPQLAMGDQRKSCCFIRKPGAQASSSPLQNEEKDQLTMWAPVVDPVASHLESSSLPLPTSSSNWDFVQSDERTSASQAWKRVEEDHPVHSSYDMDSESGQLETV
- the SNX11 gene encoding sorting nexin-11 isoform X3, with the protein product MHLRWSPLMGSSYRMLENQEQETNSKAFTAKTSCVRRRYREFVWLRRQLQRNAGLVPVPELPGKSTFFSNSDEFIEKRRQGLQHFLEKVLQNVVLLSDSQLHLFLQSQLSIPEIEACVQGRSPMTVADAILHYAMSNCGWVQEENMSSPQLAMGDQRKSCCFIRKPGAQASSSPLQNEEKDQLTMWAPVVDPVASHLESSSLPLPTSSSNWDFVQSDERTSASQAWKRVEEDHPVHSSYDMDSESGQLETV